One genomic segment of Sanyastnella coralliicola includes these proteins:
- the glmS gene encoding glutamine--fructose-6-phosphate transaminase (isomerizing), with amino-acid sequence MCGIVAYLGDENAYPVLIKGLKRLEYRGYDSAGVAILKENDIALHKCKGKVSDLEAHIGDASTDGTVGIGHTRWATHGPPNDINAHPHVSGDGELAIIHNGIIENYSTLKEELINRGHKFESDTDTEVLAHLIEEVRSNTDVDLFEAVRISLNEVVGAYAIVVMDRNNPNQLIAAKKSSPLVIGIGEDGTYYVGSDATPIVEYTKNVVYLEDEEIALMDRQTGLKIKTIQNREKTPYIQELELHLEALEKGGYDYFMLKEIYEQPRSIRDCFRGRMNLQKGMIRLSGIENFEDKWTNAKRILIVACGTSWHAGLVAEYLFEDLARIPVEVEYASEFRYRNPIINEDDIVIAISQSGETADTLAAIKMAKKKGAHIFGVCNVVGSTISRETDSGCYTHAGPEIGVASTKAFTAQVTVLTLMALTVAQKRGTISPERLHRLIAEINSLPDKIEQTLASNDQIEFISEIYKDASNALYLGRGFTFPVALEGALKLKEISYIHAEGYPAAEMKHGPIALIDEEMPVFVIATQGQSYEKVVSNIQEVKARKGKIIAIVTIGDTEVKKLADHVIEIPKTDDVLVPLVSVVPLQLLSYHIAVMRGCNVDQPRNLAKSVTVE; translated from the coding sequence ATGTGTGGAATTGTCGCTTATCTCGGAGACGAGAATGCATACCCTGTACTTATCAAAGGGTTAAAGAGACTGGAATACCGTGGCTATGATAGCGCGGGTGTTGCCATCCTTAAAGAAAACGACATTGCGCTTCACAAGTGCAAAGGAAAAGTGAGTGATCTTGAAGCACACATCGGTGACGCTTCAACCGACGGAACAGTAGGAATCGGTCACACCCGTTGGGCAACTCACGGGCCTCCGAACGACATCAATGCTCACCCTCACGTTTCAGGAGATGGAGAACTCGCCATCATTCACAATGGAATCATTGAGAATTACAGCACCCTAAAGGAAGAGTTAATCAACCGCGGACACAAGTTCGAGAGTGATACAGATACTGAAGTGTTGGCCCACTTAATTGAAGAAGTGCGCAGCAACACAGACGTTGATCTTTTTGAAGCTGTCCGTATTTCATTGAATGAAGTCGTTGGTGCTTACGCCATCGTTGTGATGGACCGCAACAATCCAAACCAATTGATCGCGGCGAAGAAATCGAGCCCATTGGTGATTGGAATTGGAGAAGACGGAACATACTATGTAGGTTCTGATGCGACACCAATCGTTGAATACACGAAAAACGTTGTCTACCTCGAGGATGAAGAGATTGCTTTGATGGACCGTCAAACAGGTCTGAAGATCAAGACAATCCAAAACCGCGAGAAGACTCCATACATCCAAGAACTAGAACTTCACCTTGAAGCTCTAGAGAAGGGTGGATACGATTACTTTATGTTGAAGGAAATCTACGAGCAGCCGCGTTCTATCCGTGATTGCTTCCGTGGACGAATGAACCTTCAGAAAGGAATGATTCGCTTGTCGGGTATCGAAAATTTCGAAGACAAGTGGACGAATGCCAAGCGCATCCTGATTGTGGCTTGTGGTACTTCATGGCACGCCGGCCTTGTAGCTGAGTACCTCTTCGAAGACCTCGCACGCATTCCTGTAGAAGTAGAATATGCTTCCGAGTTCCGTTACCGAAACCCAATCATCAACGAAGATGACATCGTCATTGCGATTAGTCAGAGTGGTGAAACAGCCGATACCTTGGCTGCCATTAAGATGGCTAAGAAAAAAGGGGCACACATCTTCGGTGTGTGTAATGTGGTAGGGTCTACCATCTCAAGAGAAACTGACAGCGGTTGCTACACGCACGCTGGACCAGAAATCGGGGTGGCATCTACGAAAGCATTCACCGCTCAAGTAACCGTGTTGACTTTGATGGCACTGACCGTAGCCCAAAAGCGCGGTACGATCAGCCCAGAGCGTCTGCACCGTCTGATTGCCGAGATCAACTCATTGCCAGACAAAATTGAGCAGACCTTGGCGTCAAACGATCAAATCGAATTCATTTCTGAGATCTACAAAGACGCGAGCAACGCCCTATACCTGGGTCGTGGATTCACCTTCCCTGTTGCGCTTGAAGGGGCATTGAAGCTAAAAGAGATCAGCTACATCCACGCCGAGGGATACCCTGCGGCTGAGATGAAGCACGGGCCGATTGCCTTGATTGACGAGGAGATGCCAGTATTCGTGATCGCTACGCAAGGACAGAGCTACGAAAAAGTAGTCAGCAACATCCAAGAGGTAAAAGCGAGAAAAGGAAAGATTATCGCCATCGTTACGATTGGGGATACTGAAGTGAAGAAACTCGCTGATCACGTGATTGAGATTCCAAAGACCGATGATGTACTGGTACCGCTGGTTTCAGTAGTTCCACTGCAGTTGTTGAGCTACCACATCGCGGTAATGCGTGGGTGTAATGTTGACCAGCCGCGTAACCTTGCGAAATCAGTAACCGTAGAGTGA
- a CDS encoding cyclase family protein, which produces MHVIFHLLGKPYRAELNNGTDISIPLESGEGKVSAWYVPPISIEPVKGDGFVGSVAQGGSVNFRNISFNPHGHGTHTECLGHITETLHSVNQKIKEYHLDAQLITVHPTKHNDDLVIEADQIPDGALPSALILRTSPNTASKLTQQYSDTNPPYLSSECAKKIVSAGVRHLLIDLPSVDREVDGGELRAHHIFWQIGADERHDASITEMVYVPDEIRDGYYFMNLQFPPFENDASPSRPIIYPAVPAS; this is translated from the coding sequence ATGCATGTGATCTTTCATCTCCTTGGTAAGCCCTATCGGGCGGAATTGAATAACGGCACTGATATCTCCATCCCCTTAGAATCAGGTGAAGGAAAAGTATCTGCTTGGTACGTACCCCCTATTTCGATCGAACCCGTTAAAGGTGACGGCTTCGTTGGTAGTGTGGCGCAGGGCGGAAGCGTCAATTTCAGAAACATCAGCTTTAATCCGCACGGTCACGGTACGCACACCGAATGCCTTGGTCACATCACAGAGACCCTGCATTCAGTCAACCAGAAAATCAAAGAGTACCACCTCGACGCTCAATTAATCACTGTGCACCCAACGAAGCACAACGATGATCTCGTCATCGAGGCCGATCAAATTCCTGATGGCGCCCTGCCTTCTGCGCTGATACTTCGAACGAGTCCGAATACAGCCTCTAAACTCACACAACAGTATAGTGACACCAATCCACCGTATTTGAGCTCAGAATGCGCTAAAAAGATTGTTTCGGCAGGTGTTCGTCATCTGTTGATTGACTTACCTAGTGTTGATCGTGAAGTAGATGGCGGCGAATTACGTGCGCACCACATCTTCTGGCAAATTGGTGCAGACGAAAGACATGACGCGAGCATTACAGAAATGGTCTATGTGCCAGATGAAATCCGCGATGGATATTACTTCATGAATCTGCAGTTCCCACCATTCGAGAATGACGCGAGCCCAAGTCGACCAATCATTTATCCTGCAGTACCGGCATCGTGA
- a CDS encoding sensor histidine kinase, translating to MGIHLTLRQRIYFSMLTIILLAFVASGITAYINFKQQEEEYNLSRLSRKELAIQESMRYFLDQQGNGYMATDSVPTIFTDKICELSDVHNLAINLYDLRGRLLISSSQNNFDALGFAQEIDYTILKQLSTGNDRAEMAKDVDHGTYIMAYWYFRDVDDRPIAVTNVRYDKREVDRAELNAFLRELTKIYVGLFMGAALLAYFLSNYITSSLQKIGKRMAHVDLQQRNEAISWDSNDEIGALVNEYNRMLDEVKRSASELAKSERESAWREMAKQVAHEIKNPLTPMKLRVQHLERSFKSDDPEFEPKLKKFADSMIEQIDALSNIASEFSDFAKMPKAQRERVDLNESISGCVELFHDETSARVIYSGPGKDVDTSVYIDRDQILRVFNNLIKNAIQAIPENRVGEVKVALTRKDDLLIATVEDDGMGIPEDMQSKIFQPNFTTKSTGTGLGLAMVHNIVDQAGGVISFTTTPGEGSTFMVELPVHDAGTAG from the coding sequence ATGGGCATCCATCTCACATTACGTCAGCGCATCTATTTCTCGATGCTAACCATCATTCTCCTGGCCTTCGTGGCTTCGGGAATCACGGCGTACATTAACTTCAAACAGCAGGAGGAGGAGTATAACCTCTCGCGCCTGAGCCGCAAAGAGTTGGCGATCCAGGAAAGCATGCGCTATTTCCTCGATCAGCAAGGAAATGGATACATGGCTACCGATTCGGTACCAACCATCTTCACAGATAAAATCTGCGAGCTCTCTGACGTCCACAATCTCGCAATAAACCTATACGACCTTAGAGGTCGTCTCCTGATCAGTTCGAGCCAGAACAACTTCGATGCCCTTGGCTTTGCCCAAGAGATCGATTACACCATCTTAAAACAGCTCAGCACTGGTAATGACCGTGCAGAAATGGCCAAAGATGTCGATCACGGAACCTACATCATGGCCTACTGGTATTTCCGTGACGTCGATGATCGTCCAATTGCGGTGACCAACGTGCGCTATGATAAGCGTGAAGTAGACCGCGCCGAGTTGAACGCCTTCCTTCGCGAGTTGACGAAGATCTACGTTGGTTTGTTCATGGGGGCGGCGTTGTTGGCGTATTTCCTTTCGAATTACATCACCTCTTCGCTACAGAAGATTGGGAAACGAATGGCCCATGTTGACCTCCAACAACGCAACGAAGCCATTTCATGGGATAGTAACGACGAGATTGGCGCTCTAGTGAACGAGTATAACCGGATGCTGGATGAAGTCAAGCGTTCGGCCAGTGAACTGGCCAAATCAGAAAGGGAAAGCGCATGGCGAGAAATGGCAAAGCAAGTGGCCCATGAGATTAAGAACCCATTGACGCCAATGAAACTGCGCGTTCAACACTTGGAGCGGTCGTTCAAAAGCGATGACCCTGAGTTTGAACCAAAGCTGAAGAAGTTTGCAGATTCCATGATCGAGCAGATTGATGCCTTGAGCAATATCGCGAGCGAATTCAGTGACTTCGCAAAGATGCCCAAGGCGCAACGGGAGCGTGTTGATCTCAATGAATCCATCAGCGGATGTGTTGAGTTGTTTCACGACGAGACGAGTGCAAGAGTCATTTACAGCGGCCCTGGTAAAGACGTTGACACTTCTGTATACATCGATCGTGATCAGATTCTGCGCGTATTCAACAACTTGATCAAGAATGCCATTCAGGCCATTCCTGAGAACAGAGTGGGTGAGGTAAAGGTGGCGCTTACGCGGAAAGATGACCTCCTCATTGCCACGGTTGAGGATGATGGAATGGGTATTCCTGAAGACATGCAGTCGAAGATCTTCCAACCGAACTTCACCACCAAGTCAACCGGCACGGGGCTTGGATTAGCGATGGTGCATAACATCGTGGATCAAGCAGGAGGTGTCATCAGTTTCACGACCACCCCTGGAGAGGGAAGTACCTTCATGGTTGAATTACCGGTTCACGATGCCGGTACTGCAGGATAA
- the atpG gene encoding ATP synthase F1 subunit gamma, producing MAGGLKEVRSRITSVQSTRQITQAMKMVSAAKLRRAQDAITQMRPYAEKLQEILANVSSTLDSSEGVYSVEREVNNVLVIAITSNRGLCGAFNNNIVKEVKRLIAEDYAGKNVHVLSLGKKASDTFSKTSHHTTDGYSDTPYEIFDDLTFGNAGDIATIAMSQFADAKYDRVVVVYNSFKNAAVQDVITEQMLPVVAKAEEGGSAATEYIFEPNREEIVENIIPNSIRLQLFKALLDSHASEHGARMTAMHKATDNASDLLKELKLTYNKARQASITNEILEIVGGAEALNG from the coding sequence ATGGCTGGAGGTCTCAAAGAGGTAAGAAGTAGGATCACATCGGTCCAATCAACACGTCAGATTACTCAGGCGATGAAAATGGTGTCTGCGGCGAAGCTTCGTCGTGCCCAAGATGCTATTACTCAGATGCGCCCTTACGCAGAGAAACTGCAAGAGATCTTGGCGAACGTGAGCTCTACCCTTGATTCCAGCGAAGGTGTATATAGTGTTGAACGTGAGGTGAACAACGTACTCGTTATTGCGATCACTTCGAACCGCGGTCTATGTGGAGCGTTCAATAACAACATCGTGAAAGAAGTGAAACGCCTGATTGCGGAAGATTACGCCGGCAAGAACGTTCACGTACTTTCACTTGGTAAGAAAGCTTCTGATACTTTCAGCAAGACTTCGCATCACACAACAGATGGTTACTCAGACACTCCGTACGAGATCTTTGATGACCTGACTTTTGGAAATGCAGGAGACATTGCAACGATTGCAATGAGCCAATTCGCTGACGCGAAGTATGACCGAGTAGTCGTAGTATACAATAGCTTCAAGAACGCAGCCGTACAGGATGTGATTACCGAGCAAATGCTACCAGTTGTTGCGAAGGCAGAGGAAGGCGGAAGCGCCGCTACCGAATACATTTTCGAGCCAAACAGAGAAGAGATCGTTGAGAACATCATCCCGAACTCAATTCGTCTCCAACTGTTCAAGGCCTTGCTGGATAGTCATGCTAGTGAGCACGGAGCTCGTATGACGGCAATGCACAAAGCGACTGATAACGCGTCTGACCTATTGAAAGAGTTGAAGTTGACCTACAACAAAGCTCGTCAGGCGTCGATTACAAATGAAATTCTCGAGATCGTTGGTGGAGCGGAAGCTCTCAACGGTTGA
- the atpA gene encoding F0F1 ATP synthase subunit alpha — MADLKPAEVSAILREQLSGVKSEAELEEVGTVLQVGDGIARIYGLSNVQSGELIEFENGVRGIVLNLEEDNVGAVLLGPSGNLKEGSSVKRTGLIASVNAGKGMLGRVVNTLGEPIDGKGPIEGDLYEMPIERKAPGVIYRQPVNEPLQTGIKAIDAMIPIGRGQRELIIGDRQTGKTTVAIDTIINQREFYERGEPVFCIYVAVGQKGSTVAGIVKTLEDAGAMDYTVVVAANASDPAPLQFYAPFTGAAIGEFFRDTGNPALIVYDDLSKQAVAYREVSLLLRRPPGREAYPGDVFYLHSRLLERAAKVINSDEIAAQMNDLPESMKGIVKGGGSLTALPIIETQAGDVSAYIPTNVISITDGQIFLESSLFLSGVRPAINVGISVSRVGGSAQIKSMKKVAGTLKLDQAQYRELEAFAKFGSDLDDATKAVLDKGARNVEILKQAQNSPMTVEEQIAIIYLGTKGLVSKVPVNKVKEFEVEFLSYMRNKHRDSLDVLKSGKLTDEVQQVLRDAAAELTSKYA, encoded by the coding sequence ATGGCTGATTTGAAACCCGCAGAAGTATCTGCGATCCTCAGAGAACAACTTTCTGGCGTAAAGTCAGAAGCAGAACTTGAAGAAGTAGGAACGGTTCTTCAGGTAGGTGATGGTATTGCCCGTATCTACGGACTGTCAAACGTACAGTCTGGTGAGCTTATCGAGTTCGAGAACGGAGTTCGCGGTATCGTACTTAACCTTGAGGAAGATAACGTAGGTGCCGTACTTCTAGGTCCTTCAGGAAACCTAAAAGAAGGATCAAGCGTGAAACGTACTGGTTTGATCGCGTCTGTGAACGCCGGTAAAGGAATGCTTGGTCGTGTTGTAAATACACTTGGTGAGCCGATCGACGGTAAAGGACCTATCGAAGGTGACCTTTACGAAATGCCGATCGAGCGTAAAGCACCGGGAGTTATCTACCGTCAGCCAGTAAACGAGCCACTACAGACAGGTATCAAGGCGATTGACGCGATGATTCCAATCGGCCGTGGTCAGCGTGAGTTGATCATTGGTGACCGTCAGACAGGTAAAACTACGGTTGCGATCGATACGATCATCAACCAGCGTGAGTTCTACGAGCGCGGTGAGCCTGTATTCTGTATCTACGTTGCCGTAGGTCAGAAAGGATCAACAGTAGCTGGAATCGTGAAGACGTTGGAAGACGCAGGAGCAATGGACTACACAGTAGTTGTTGCGGCGAACGCATCTGACCCTGCACCGCTTCAGTTCTACGCACCATTTACAGGTGCTGCGATTGGAGAGTTCTTCCGTGATACTGGTAACCCAGCATTGATCGTATATGATGATCTTTCTAAGCAGGCGGTAGCTTACCGTGAGGTATCACTTCTTCTACGTCGTCCTCCAGGTCGTGAGGCGTACCCAGGAGATGTATTCTACCTACACAGCCGTCTTCTTGAGCGCGCAGCGAAGGTGATTAACTCTGACGAGATTGCTGCTCAGATGAACGACCTTCCTGAGTCAATGAAAGGTATCGTGAAAGGAGGAGGTTCTTTGACAGCCCTTCCAATCATTGAAACACAAGCAGGTGACGTTTCTGCCTACATTCCAACAAACGTAATTTCTATTACCGACGGACAGATCTTCCTTGAGTCGAGCTTGTTCCTATCAGGTGTACGTCCAGCGATTAACGTAGGTATCTCGGTATCACGTGTAGGAGGGTCGGCACAGATTAAGTCGATGAAGAAAGTTGCGGGTACATTGAAGCTTGACCAAGCTCAGTACCGCGAGTTGGAAGCATTCGCGAAGTTCGGTTCTGACCTTGACGACGCTACGAAAGCAGTACTTGATAAAGGTGCGCGTAACGTAGAGATCCTTAAGCAAGCACAGAACTCGCCAATGACGGTAGAAGAGCAGATTGCGATCATCTACCTAGGAACAAAAGGTCTTGTATCGAAAGTTCCAGTTAACAAGGTGAAAGAATTTGAAGTAGAGTTCCTCTCTTACATGCGTAACAAGCACCGTGATAGCCTAGACGTATTGAAGTCTGGTAAATTGACGGATGAAGTACAGCAAGTACTACGTGACGCAGCAGCGGAGCTTACTTCGAAATATGCATAA
- the atpH gene encoding ATP synthase F1 subunit delta — MRNPKVAHRYAKSLLDLATERNEVDAVEKDMRLISSTIQESRDLELLLLSPVVKGDKKENILKALFGSHITEMTTGFIGIMTSKGREAVLAEVATHFLELTKKRKGILSAQVITATALTEEARAKINVIVSKLNSGGAVEIEESVDPAIVGGFVLKVEDKMIDASVLSQFRKLHREFDDDSYEAAL, encoded by the coding sequence ATGCGTAACCCGAAAGTAGCACATAGATACGCCAAGTCGCTTCTAGATCTCGCTACGGAACGTAACGAGGTAGACGCTGTCGAAAAAGACATGCGCCTTATCTCATCTACGATCCAAGAGTCTCGAGATCTTGAGCTGTTGTTGCTAAGTCCAGTTGTAAAGGGCGATAAGAAGGAGAACATCCTGAAAGCGCTTTTTGGATCTCACATCACTGAGATGACTACAGGATTCATCGGCATCATGACCTCAAAAGGTCGTGAAGCGGTGCTAGCTGAGGTGGCAACGCATTTCCTTGAGCTCACGAAGAAGCGTAAAGGCATTCTATCCGCACAAGTTATAACTGCTACTGCACTGACTGAAGAAGCGCGCGCCAAGATCAATGTGATCGTGTCGAAGCTGAATTCGGGAGGAGCTGTAGAGATCGAAGAGAGCGTAGATCCAGCCATCGTTGGTGGATTCGTTCTTAAGGTCGAAGACAAGATGATCGATGCTTCGGTACTTAGTCAGTTCAGAAAACTCCACCGCGAGTTTGACGACGATTCGTACGAAGCAGCGCTATAA
- a CDS encoding F0F1 ATP synthase subunit B has translation MDALLSPSLGTMVWASIAFIIVLIILRRAAWGPILKGLKEREESIAESLNEAEKARQDIADLKSDNEKLLQEARVERDNILKEARELKDSMIADAKNQAKEEAEKMVNSAREAIETEKAAALADLKEHVAMLSLEIAEKVVRQSLSSDDSQKALVDKLLQETDLN, from the coding sequence ATGGATGCTTTGCTCTCGCCGAGTCTCGGCACCATGGTTTGGGCTTCAATTGCCTTCATCATTGTCTTGATCATCCTTCGCCGTGCGGCGTGGGGTCCGATCTTGAAAGGACTAAAGGAACGTGAAGAATCGATCGCTGAATCACTGAATGAGGCTGAGAAGGCTCGTCAGGATATTGCAGATCTAAAGTCTGACAACGAAAAGTTGCTTCAGGAAGCACGTGTTGAGCGTGACAACATCTTGAAGGAAGCTCGTGAGTTGAAAGACTCGATGATCGCTGACGCGAAGAACCAAGCCAAGGAAGAGGCTGAGAAAATGGTGAACAGCGCACGCGAAGCTATCGAAACAGAGAAAGCAGCTGCTCTTGCTGACCTAAAGGAGCACGTAGCTATGCTTTCACTGGAAATCGCTGAGAAAGTAGTTCGTCAGAGCCTTTCGAGCGACGATAGCCAAAAGGCGCTCGTTGACAAATTGCTTCAGGAAACTGACCTCAATTAA
- the atpE gene encoding ATP synthase F0 subunit C — protein sequence MELLTVLIDTLMNKGLAGLGAGAAVIGAGIGIGRIGGSALEAMARQPESTGDLRANMIVAAALVEGVALFAVIVCLLVALG from the coding sequence ATGGAATTGCTAACTGTTCTTATCGACACTCTAATGAACAAAGGTCTTGCAGGCCTTGGAGCTGGTGCAGCCGTAATCGGTGCAGGTATTGGTATCGGTCGTATCGGTGGATCGGCACTAGAAGCGATGGCTCGTCAGCCTGAGTCAACTGGTGACCTCCGTGCGAACATGATCGTTGCTGCGGCACTTGTAGAAGGTGTAGCACTATTCGCAGTGATCGTTTGCCTCCTTGTAGCTCTAGGATAA
- the atpB gene encoding F0F1 ATP synthase subunit A, with product MNLHKISSFFQVLILVAAAMFVAPSVLASGSGEGHGDDHAEKAEFQAGEYIIHHIADSHSIHLFGDHAEGIPEVSIPLPVILWTDNGLQMFMSSAFHHDDQGVERVDIGDGQYVVNYHDKILYANAEADAYGSYAPIDHDTHAVIGAQPFDLSITKSVFGMLMIMLIMILVFRSVGKAYTKRAGQAPTGLQNALEPLILFIRDEVAIPSLGAKKADKFLPFLLTVFFFIWMCNLLGLVPFLGGFNITGTLGVTLVLAAFVFIITTINGNKHYWGHILWPPGVPLPIKFILIPIEFVGILLKPTVLMIRLTANISAGHIVILAFVSLVVIFGQTSTGLGLGVGVGAIAFMVFMFFLELLVAFLQAYVFTLLAALYFGDATQEAHH from the coding sequence ATGAATCTTCATAAGATTTCTTCTTTTTTCCAAGTCCTAATCCTCGTAGCCGCGGCTATGTTTGTGGCACCTTCTGTGCTGGCGTCAGGCTCTGGCGAAGGACACGGTGATGACCATGCTGAGAAGGCTGAGTTCCAGGCAGGTGAGTACATTATTCACCACATTGCTGATTCACACTCTATCCACCTTTTCGGAGACCATGCCGAGGGTATTCCTGAAGTAAGTATTCCACTCCCAGTTATTCTTTGGACAGACAATGGATTGCAGATGTTCATGTCTTCTGCTTTCCACCACGATGATCAAGGAGTAGAGCGTGTTGATATCGGAGACGGTCAGTACGTAGTGAATTACCACGACAAGATTTTATACGCTAACGCGGAAGCGGATGCATATGGTTCTTACGCACCAATCGATCACGACACACACGCGGTGATTGGAGCACAGCCATTTGACCTTTCGATTACGAAGTCAGTATTCGGTATGTTGATGATCATGTTGATCATGATCTTGGTCTTCCGTTCAGTTGGTAAGGCATACACGAAGCGCGCAGGTCAAGCGCCAACCGGATTGCAAAATGCATTGGAGCCACTTATCCTCTTCATTCGTGATGAGGTGGCGATCCCTTCACTAGGAGCGAAGAAGGCAGACAAGTTCTTGCCATTCCTATTGACAGTATTCTTCTTCATCTGGATGTGTAACCTACTTGGTCTGGTACCATTCCTTGGCGGGTTCAACATCACAGGTACGTTGGGTGTGACATTGGTGCTTGCAGCATTCGTGTTCATCATCACAACGATTAACGGAAACAAGCACTACTGGGGCCACATCCTATGGCCTCCGGGAGTACCGCTTCCGATTAAGTTTATTCTTATCCCAATTGAATTTGTAGGTATTCTTCTTAAACCAACGGTTCTTATGATCCGTTTGACTGCCAACATCAGTGCAGGTCACATCGTCATCTTGGCGTTCGTGAGTCTTGTAGTGATCTTCGGACAGACAAGCACAGGTCTTGGACTAGGGGTTGGAGTAGGAGCAATTGCCTTTATGGTGTTTATGTTCTTCCTGGAGTTGCTAGTAGCATTCCTTCAGGCTTACGTATTCACCCTACTGGCAGCACTCTACTTCGGAGATGCCACTCAAGAAGCACATCATTAA
- a CDS encoding AtpZ/AtpI family protein, whose translation MAFTMAATIGLFIYGGIKLDEYQGNETPGWTIAGALIGVSAGMYYAIKDLMKK comes from the coding sequence ATGGCATTCACGATGGCAGCGACCATCGGGCTGTTCATCTATGGAGGAATCAAGCTAGACGAATACCAGGGTAACGAAACCCCTGGCTGGACGATCGCCGGAGCACTCATCGGTGTTTCCGCAGGCATGTACTATGCCATCAAAGACCTGATGAAGAAATGA
- a CDS encoding bactofilin family protein has protein sequence MLKKDKMARSIDNNIERGINRIVEGTRFKGEVSCESNIRIDGSFEGDLETKGRLVIGPQGSVNGTVRCQNCEVEGKLTGKLGVEELLSLKASAQMEGEIHYGQLSIEPGAKLAGTLHMGSKIKDISSRDEGARAEERTA, from the coding sequence ATGCTGAAGAAAGACAAGATGGCAAGAAGTATCGACAACAACATCGAGCGCGGCATCAACCGCATCGTGGAAGGAACGCGTTTCAAAGGCGAGGTTTCTTGTGAAAGCAACATTCGTATCGACGGATCTTTCGAGGGGGACCTTGAGACGAAAGGACGTTTGGTTATCGGGCCTCAGGGGTCTGTAAACGGAACGGTTCGTTGCCAGAATTGTGAAGTGGAAGGCAAGCTTACCGGAAAGCTAGGCGTTGAAGAGCTCTTGTCGCTAAAGGCATCAGCTCAAATGGAGGGAGAGATCCACTACGGTCAGTTGAGCATTGAACCTGGAGCTAAGCTTGCAGGTACCCTACACATGGGAAGCAAGATCAAGGATATTTCCAGCCGTGACGAAGGAGCAAGAGCAGAAGAACGCACGGCCTAA